In one window of Gossypium hirsutum isolate 1008001.06 chromosome A01, Gossypium_hirsutum_v2.1, whole genome shotgun sequence DNA:
- the LOC107925368 gene encoding serine/threonine-protein kinase-like protein At5g23170 produces MEFGYEQLVKATQSFCPSRLIGKGSHGAVYQGVLQDNRVVAVKRSSINGVEAQRDNLKKLENEISVLSSLRQSCNVISFLGASHDSVQNDKLLVMELMPNGSLHDLLHVAATPPSWPQRLEIALQIARAVQFLHESNPLVIHRDIKSANILFDSNWTAKLCDFGLAISPADSLSQATQPAGTIGYLDPSYTAPNKLSTKNDVFSFGVVLLEIISCRKVIDVTKAPASIVEWAIPLVKKQRVVEICDSRIPFPMYMESRIRRILSVASRCSSDKEEHRPSIGEIIVAMETCSIEPVRSITAWNSVIQYLVQLKRRRKLSGEYCRRSAVYSTRQDEDVNSHVSTGKVVLLKEMLADVRLK; encoded by the coding sequence ATGGAGTTTGGTTATGAACAGCTTGTAAAAGCGACCCAAAGTTTCTGTCCGTCAAGACTGATTGGCAAAGGCAGCCATGGAGCGGTGTATCAAGGTGTTCTTCAGGACAACCGAGTAGTAGCGGTGAAGAGGTCATCTATCAATGGTGTTGAGGCACAACGTGACAACTTGAAGAAGCTAGAAAATGAAATATCTGTACTTTCATCTTTACGTCAAAGTTGTAATGTCATCAGCTTTCTCGGAGCGAGTCATGACTCGGTCCAGAACGACAAGCTTTTGGTGATGGAGTTGATGCCTAATGGTTCTTTGCATGATTTACTACACGTTGCAGCTACCCCTCCTTCTTGGCCTCAACGTCTAGAGATCGCTCTGCAAATTGCAAGGGCGGTTCAGTTTCTTCACGAAAGCAATCCTTTGGTTATCCATAGGGATATTAAATCTGCTAATATTTTGTTTGATTCAAACTGGACTGCTAAGTTGTGTGATTTCGGACTCGCCATCTCGCCGGCAGACTCGCTGAGTCAGGCCACTCAACCAGCAGGTACGATCGGGTACTTGGACCCTTCGTACACAGCCCCTAATAAACTAAGCACTAAAAACGACGTGTTTAGTTTTGGGGTAGTTTTGTTAGAGATCATTAGTTGCAGAAAGGTAATTGATGTCACTAAAGCACCGGCTTCCATTGTTGAATGGGCAATTCCTTTAGTGAAAAAGCAAAGGGTGGTGGAAATCTGCGACTCCAGGATTCCATTTCCGATGTACATGGAAAGCAGAATAAGGAGAATATTAAGCGTGGCATCACGTTgttcatctgacaaggaagagcaCCGTCCTTCAATCGGAGAAATCATTGTGGCAATGGAGACTTGTTCCATTGAACCGGTCAGAAGTATAACAGCCTGGAATAGCGTCATACAGTACTTGGTTCAACTCAAGAGGCGGCGAAAGCTGAGTGGGGAATATTGCAGAAGGTCAGCCGTTTATTCAACCCGACAAGATGAAGATGTTAATAGCCATGTTTCGACGGGGAAAGTAGTGCTGCTGAAGGAGATGTTAGCAGATGTTAGATTGAAATGA